One Vitis vinifera cultivar Pinot Noir 40024 chromosome 8, ASM3070453v1 genomic window carries:
- the LOC100264042 gene encoding outer envelope pore protein 16-3, chloroplastic/mitochondrial — protein MDPSELRYLEDEDTSTMKVIKGATSGLVIGTIWGTIVASWHDVPRVEKHVALPGLIRTLKMMGSYGMTFAAIGGVYMGVEQLLENYRMKRDLYNGAVGGFVAGATILGYKGRSINTAMKAGATLAATSAFIDSGGRTARVDNGKEYFAYTTKKKSTIE, from the exons ATGGATCCTTCAGAACTTAGGTATTTGGAGGATGAAGATACCTCAACAATGAAAGTAATTAAGGGCGCAACCTCGGGTCTTGTTATTGGAACCATTTGGGGAACCATTGTTGCTTCTTGGCATGATGTGCCCCGTGTTGAGAAACATGTAGCTCTTCCAGGCCTGATAAGGACTCTGAAGATGATGGGCAGCTATGGGATGACATTTGCTGCAATTGGGGGTGTTTACATGGGTGTGGAGCAGTTGTTGGAAAATTATAGGATGAAAAGGGACTTGTATAATGGAGCTGTTGGTGGGTTTGTTGCTGGGGCTACTATTCTCGGTTACAAAG GAAGGAGCATTAACACAGCTATGAAAGCAGGAGCAACTCTGGCAGCCACTTCTGCTTTTATTGATTCTGGGGGTCGGACCGCTAGAGTGGACAATGGCAAAGAGTACTTCGCTTACACAACCAAGAAGAAATCCACTATTGAATGA
- the LOC104880124 gene encoding CDK5RAP3-like protein produces the protein MQNPDDIRNLPIDITFSRLGEWLVDRKRVPADWRKRLTSIRARISTAFASLPKEIDPYFQTLDPEGIGYIEAKQIYDILLRSTPESRNIFGRLSGAAGVWEAIVRAFEKDHIFLGEAAQIMVQNVNYEIPYQKKQVQKIQQQLAELERKEADIKRNAALSAAKYAEACQELGLQGNNVRLELLETTKTLPSIFSKFLEVISSDCVLRAMEYYSNFVRDAHTEKDKMSRTVLINLGDVRENPPCLNVSAGSDVLDSMNVQPSSHETNNMTEVMDVPADYIDWDISVDSSQIDWDIGTVEETDDTGNGLGPYEIVNASEILQNISPTAAVESDQTLLKKEEDGLVPGMSASDISWDICVENPQVDEVEDVIFPNEDMKTQASVLDTKTRTPEIKEDRSQLLETEYRNKILDDLFEMKAFLNQRLVELRNEETLSLQHQVQAVAPFVLQQYTPDAIQAMLSDVSSAISLLTNRKMQDLIMILNSKRFLDRLVSTLEEKKHHEAKLKEGLKDLTIRRMELQNSLSSSWPKQEAALAKTRELKKLCESSLSSMFDGRPVNIIGEINTLLNSSITV, from the exons ATGCAGAATCCGGACGATATTCGCAATCTTCCTATCGATATCACGTTTTCTCGTCTCGGAG AATGGTTGGTTGACCGGAAAAGAGTTCCCGCTGATTGGCGGAAACGTCTCACTTCAATCAGGGCTCGGATTTCAACGGCGTTCGCTTCGCTGCCTAAGGAGATCGATCCCTATTTCCAAACCCTAGACCCTGAAG gAATTGGTTATATAGAAGCCAAACAAATATACGATATTCTTCTGAGGTCAACCCCAGAAAGTCGGAATATTTTTGGACGGCTATCGGGTGCTGCT GGTGTTTGGGAAGCAATAGTTCGTGCTTTTGAGAAAGATCATATCTTCCTTGGTGAGGCTGCTCAGATAATGGTCCAAAATGTCAATTATGAAAT CCCGTATCAGAAAAAGCAGGTGCAGAAGATTCAGCAACAACTAGCAGAACTAGAGCGCAAGGAAGCTGATATAAAAAGAAATGCAGCCTTATCAGCAGCTAAATATGCTGAGGCTTGTCAAGAGCTTGGATTACAG GGAAACAATGTGAGATTGGAACTTCTAGAGACTACAAAAACACTTCCTAGCATATTTAGCAAGTTTCTGGAAGTTATTAGCAGCGACTGTGTGTTGCGGGCTATGGAGtattattcaaattttgtcaGAGATGCTCATACAGAAAAGGAT AAAATGTCACGGACTGTGCTGATAAATTTAGGGGATGTTCGAGAAAATCCCCCTTGTTTGAATGTTTCTGCAGGCTCTGATGTCCTTGATTCTATGAATGTTCAACCGAGCTCTCATGAAACAAACAATATGACTGAGGTCATGGATGTTCCAGCTGATTATATTGACTGGGATATTTCTGTGGACAGCTCTCAGATTGATTGGGATATTGGAACTGTGGAAGAAACAGATGATACTGGCAATGGATTGGGTCCTTATGAGATTGTTAATGCCAGTGAGATTTTACAGAACATATCACCAACTGCTGCTGTAGAATCTGACCAGACCCTGTTAAAGAAAGAGGAAGATGGCCTAGTACCAGGGATGTCTGCTTCAGATATATCTTGGGATATTTGTGTTGAGAATCCACAAGTTGATGAGGTGGAAGATGTTATTTTTCCAAATGAAGACATGAAAACTCAGGCATCTGTTTTAGATACTAAAACCCGAACCCCTGAAATCAAGGAAGATAGGAGCCAGCTTCTGGAAACAGAGTACAGGAATAAGATTCTAGATGATCTATTTGAG ATGAAAGCATTTTTAAATCAACGATTGGTGGAGTTGAGGAATGAAGAAACTTTGTCCTTGCAACACCAAGTCCAGGCAGTTGCTCCCTTTGTGCTGCAGCAATACACCCCTGATGCCATTCAAGCAATGCTATCTGATGTTTCCTCTGCCATTTCCTTGCTAACAAATAGGAAAATGCAAGATTTGATTATGATTCTCAACTCCAAAAG ATTTCTAGATAGACTAGTAAGTACATTGGAGGAAAAAAAGCATCATGAAGCGAAGTTAAAAGAGGGGTTGAAGGACTTGACCATCAGACGCATGGAGCTGCAGAATTCGTTATCTTCATCCTGGCCCAAGCAA GAAGCGGCTCTGGCAAAAACTAGGGAGCTGAAGAAGCTTTGTGAGAGTTCTCTGTCATCCATGTTTGATGGAAGACCCGTGAATATTATTGGAGAGATCAACACACTATTAAATAGCAGTATCACTGTGTAG